A single genomic interval of Pelagerythrobacter marensis harbors:
- the atpA gene encoding F0F1 ATP synthase subunit alpha, giving the protein MEIRAAEISKVIKDQIANFGTEAEVSEVGSVLSVGDGIARIHGLDKVQAGEMVEFANGVQGMALNLEADNVGVVIFGSDAEIKEGDSVKRTETIVDVPVGKGLLGRVVDALGNPIDGKGPIETTERRRVEVKAPGIIPRESVSEPVQTGLKAIDALVPVGRGQRELIIGDRQTGKTAVAIDTFINQKEVNAGDDESKKLYCIYVAVGQKRSTVAQIVRQLEENGAMEYSIVVAATASEPAPLQYLAPYTGCAMGEFFRDNGMHAVIVYDDLSKQAVAYRQMSLLLRRPPGREAYPGDVFYLHSRLLERAAKMNQANGGGSLTALPIIETQAGDVSAYIPTNVISITDGQIFLETGLFYQGIRPAINVGLSVSRVGGSAQTKAMKKVSGSIKLELAQYREMAAFAQFGSDLDAATQKLLNRGARLTELLKQPQFSPMPFEEQTVSIFAGTNGYLDAIPTDRVTEYEAAMLSYMRSEHADVLKDIRESGKFEDDVKNRTVKALDTFAKQFA; this is encoded by the coding sequence ATGGAAATCCGCGCCGCAGAAATCTCCAAGGTCATCAAGGACCAGATCGCCAACTTCGGCACCGAAGCCGAAGTCAGCGAAGTCGGCTCCGTCCTTTCGGTCGGTGACGGCATCGCCCGCATCCACGGCCTCGACAAAGTCCAGGCCGGCGAGATGGTCGAATTCGCCAACGGCGTTCAGGGCATGGCGCTCAACCTCGAGGCCGACAATGTCGGCGTCGTGATTTTCGGCTCCGACGCCGAAATCAAGGAAGGCGACAGCGTCAAGCGGACCGAGACGATCGTGGACGTTCCGGTCGGCAAGGGCCTGCTGGGCCGCGTGGTCGACGCGCTGGGCAATCCGATCGACGGCAAGGGTCCGATCGAAACGACCGAGCGCCGCCGCGTCGAGGTGAAGGCGCCGGGCATCATTCCGCGCGAATCGGTTTCCGAACCCGTGCAGACCGGCCTCAAGGCGATCGACGCTCTCGTGCCCGTCGGCCGCGGCCAGCGCGAGCTGATCATCGGCGACCGCCAGACCGGCAAGACCGCGGTCGCGATCGACACCTTCATCAACCAAAAAGAAGTCAACGCGGGCGACGACGAATCCAAGAAGCTCTACTGCATCTATGTCGCCGTCGGTCAGAAGCGTTCGACCGTGGCGCAGATCGTGCGCCAGCTCGAAGAAAACGGCGCGATGGAATATTCGATCGTCGTCGCCGCCACGGCGTCGGAGCCGGCCCCGCTACAGTATCTCGCGCCCTACACCGGCTGCGCGATGGGCGAGTTCTTCCGCGACAACGGCATGCACGCCGTGATCGTTTACGACGACCTTTCGAAGCAGGCCGTCGCCTATCGCCAGATGTCGCTCCTGCTCCGCCGCCCGCCGGGCCGCGAAGCCTATCCGGGCGACGTGTTCTATCTCCACTCCCGCCTGCTCGAGCGCGCGGCCAAGATGAACCAGGCGAACGGCGGCGGATCGCTGACCGCGCTGCCGATCATCGAGACGCAGGCGGGCGACGTGTCGGCCTATATCCCGACCAACGTGATTTCGATCACCGACGGGCAGATCTTCCTCGAAACCGGCCTGTTCTACCAGGGCATTCGCCCGGCCATCAACGTCGGCCTTTCGGTCAGCCGCGTCGGCGGCTCCGCACAGACCAAGGCGATGAAGAAGGTTTCCGGCTCGATCAAGCTGGAGCTGGCGCAGTACCGCGAAATGGCCGCCTTCGCGCAGTTCGGCAGCGACCTCGACGCCGCGACGCAAAAGCTGCTCAATCGCGGCGCGCGCCTGACCGAGCTGCTCAAGCAGCCGCAGTTCAGCCCGATGCCGTTCGAGGAGCAGACCGTGTCGATCTTCGCCGGCACCAACGGCTATCTCGATGCGATCCCGACCGACCGCGTGACCGAATACGAGGCGGCAATGCTGAGCTACATGCGCAGCGAACATGCCGACGTGCTCAAGGACATCCGCGAAAGCGGCAAGTTCGAAGACGATGTGAAGAACCGCACGGTGAAGGCGCTCGACACTTTCGCCAAGCAGTTCGCTTGA
- the fsa gene encoding fructose-6-phosphate aldolase, with product MKFFADTADTAEIEELAATGLLDGVTTNPSLIAKSGRDFMEVTKEICGLVDGPVSAEVVALDHETMMKEAEVLRKIADNVCIKVPLTIDGLKTCKALTGEGTMVNVTLCFSANQALLAAKAGATFVSPFVGRHDDNGFDGMELIRDIRLIYDNYLFDTEILVASVRHATHVLESARIGADVATMPPAVIKSLVKHVLTDKGIDGFLADWAKTGQKIV from the coding sequence ATGAAATTCTTCGCCGACACTGCCGACACCGCCGAGATCGAGGAACTGGCCGCGACCGGCCTGCTCGACGGGGTGACCACCAATCCTTCGCTGATCGCCAAGTCCGGGCGCGACTTCATGGAAGTCACGAAAGAAATCTGCGGCCTGGTCGACGGGCCGGTCAGCGCCGAGGTCGTCGCGCTCGATCACGAAACGATGATGAAAGAGGCCGAAGTCCTGCGCAAGATCGCCGACAATGTCTGCATCAAGGTGCCGCTGACGATCGACGGGCTGAAGACGTGCAAGGCGCTGACCGGCGAGGGCACGATGGTCAACGTCACGCTGTGCTTTTCCGCCAACCAGGCGCTGCTGGCGGCCAAGGCGGGGGCGACGTTCGTGTCGCCTTTCGTCGGTCGGCACGACGACAACGGGTTCGACGGAATGGAACTGATCCGCGATATCCGCCTGATATACGATAACTATTTGTTCGACACGGAAATCCTCGTTGCTTCCGTCCGTCATGCGACCCATGTGCTGGAAAGCGCGCGGATCGGGGCCGATGTGGCGACGATGCCGCCGGCGGTGATTAAGAGCCTGGTCAAGCATGTTCTGACCGACAAGGGCATCGACGGCTTCCTGGCCGACTGGGCGAAGACCGGACAAAAGATCGTATGA
- a CDS encoding serine protease codes for MMRLITLAAALLALIVPAAAQADPADIDAAARGVVRVVIMGTDGDEVFPVSHGTGFAVGPRTIVTNAHVVREALQDDTLRIGIVPSEGGEAADYARPLAVSPSNDLALVEITGELRLPPLTIAAGAVRDGEVSAVGYPMNVDRAQGLEIGDIFRSQPPVKSRGFLSGQRPSRLFDTILHTAPIARGNSGGPLLDGCGRVIGVNSFGTDSGGSDGEFYFAVSTRELLPFLRANDVEARVADLPCRSLEDLNEAERARVERQQAEARQQLAARAQETRERRARAEDAARESVQVDRENAMALAFVLALVAAGGVAVAWQARQADEDGERRMMIAGTLAAVAAIAALALWFTRPGLDEVERRIAAAMGEVDETPDAPGADATGDGMLTCTLDLSRSRVIGAPDRELEFSWREDGCVNGRTQYGFSGGDWSRVFVPNQEQAVSVNVFDPATGTFRTDRYLLSRADMAAAREARGNYSPPKCSAEGAASTLGDLQSGVTALLPSAPNERLVYSCEAKR; via the coding sequence ATGATGCGCCTGATCACCCTTGCCGCCGCGCTGCTCGCGCTGATCGTTCCGGCGGCGGCGCAGGCCGATCCGGCCGATATCGATGCCGCGGCGCGCGGCGTGGTGCGCGTCGTGATCATGGGGACCGACGGCGACGAGGTCTTCCCCGTCAGCCACGGCACCGGATTTGCCGTGGGCCCGCGCACGATCGTCACCAACGCGCATGTCGTGCGCGAAGCCTTGCAGGACGATACTCTGCGGATCGGCATCGTGCCCAGCGAAGGCGGCGAGGCGGCCGACTATGCCCGCCCGCTCGCGGTCAGCCCGAGCAACGACCTGGCGCTGGTGGAGATCACCGGCGAATTGCGCCTGCCCCCGCTGACCATCGCGGCAGGGGCCGTGCGCGACGGAGAGGTTTCGGCAGTCGGCTACCCGATGAACGTCGATCGCGCGCAGGGTCTGGAAATCGGCGACATCTTTCGCTCTCAGCCTCCGGTGAAGAGCCGCGGGTTCCTGTCGGGCCAGCGGCCAAGCCGTCTGTTCGACACGATCCTGCACACCGCGCCGATCGCGCGCGGCAATTCGGGCGGCCCGCTGCTGGACGGCTGCGGCCGGGTGATCGGCGTGAACAGCTTCGGCACCGATTCGGGCGGATCGGACGGCGAGTTCTACTTCGCGGTTTCGACTCGCGAGCTTCTCCCCTTCCTGCGCGCCAACGATGTCGAGGCGCGTGTCGCCGACCTGCCGTGCCGCAGCCTGGAAGACTTGAACGAAGCCGAGCGTGCGCGGGTCGAGCGGCAGCAGGCGGAAGCGCGGCAGCAGCTCGCCGCACGCGCGCAGGAAACCCGCGAGCGGCGCGCCCGCGCCGAGGACGCAGCGCGCGAATCGGTGCAGGTCGACCGCGAGAATGCGATGGCGCTGGCTTTCGTGCTGGCGCTGGTCGCCGCAGGCGGCGTGGCGGTCGCGTGGCAGGCCCGGCAGGCGGACGAAGATGGGGAGCGCCGCATGATGATCGCGGGCACTCTCGCTGCCGTGGCCGCCATTGCCGCGCTGGCGCTGTGGTTCACGCGGCCCGGGCTGGACGAAGTGGAACGCCGCATCGCCGCGGCGATGGGCGAGGTCGACGAGACGCCCGACGCCCCCGGCGCCGACGCGACCGGCGACGGGATGCTGACCTGCACGCTCGACCTGTCGCGCAGCCGCGTGATCGGTGCGCCCGATCGCGAACTGGAATTCTCCTGGCGCGAAGACGGCTGTGTCAACGGCCGCACGCAATACGGCTTTTCCGGGGGCGATTGGTCGCGCGTGTTCGTGCCGAACCAGGAACAGGCGGTCTCGGTGAACGTGTTCGATCCCGCGACGGGCACATTCCGCACCGACCGCTATCTGCTGAGCCGTGCGGACATGGCCGCGGCGCGCGAGGCGCGCGGCAACTACTCCCCGCCCAAATGCAGCGCCGAAGGGGCCGCGAGCACGCTGGGCGATCTCCAGTCGGGGGTGACCGCGCTGCTCCCTTCCGCCCCCAACGAACGGCTGGTCTATTCGTGCGAGGCCAAGCGGTAG
- a CDS encoding primosomal protein N' — MNRVRLLVFNAALGALDYRVPDGMAVAPGSVVAAPLGPRQIVGIVWEEERLPAESVPDAKLRPLVEVLPVPPLRAELRRLIEWTADYYCAPLSAVARMVISSGGALRGPATMTEYRLSGGMPERMTPQRERAMERLEGEQATIRELADTAGVSEGVLRGLVNQGALEPITVDCDRPYSRARAGHATVELNPEQAAVAARLVEAVNEGAFAPFLLDGVTGSGKTETYFEAVAAALERERQVLVLLPEIALTQAFLRRFEDRFGAPPVVWHSSLKSTERRRAWRAIAGGEAQVVVGARSALFLPYARLGLIVVDEAHEVSFKQDEGVRYNARDVAVMRAHFEALPVVLASATPALESLQMAESGIYERLELPSRFGAAELPAIETVDLTEDPPERGRWLAPRLTQELAVRLERGEQSLLFLNRRGYAPLTLCRNCGFRFECPNCTAWLVEHRFTRRLACHHCGHETAPPATCPECGEPDCLVACGPGVERIADEVAEILPGARVAVATSDTLNSPERAAEFVSQVEEGAIDVIVGTQLVTKGFHFPELTLVGVVDADLGLEGGDLRAAERTYQQVAQVAGRAGRGEKPGQVLIQTRHPEAPVIAALAAGDRDAFYAAETEARRHAGAPPFGRWAAIIVSSEDEAEAKEAARAIGGTRPDLPDIAIFGPAPAPLSLLRGRYRYRLLINARRSARLQDTIRTWLNALDFPRGVRVSIDIDPYSFV; from the coding sequence ATGAACCGTGTCCGCCTCCTCGTCTTCAACGCCGCGCTCGGCGCCCTCGACTATCGCGTGCCCGACGGCATGGCGGTCGCGCCCGGGTCGGTCGTGGCCGCGCCGCTGGGCCCGCGCCAGATCGTCGGCATCGTGTGGGAGGAGGAGCGGCTGCCCGCCGAATCGGTGCCCGACGCCAAACTGCGCCCGCTGGTCGAGGTGCTGCCGGTGCCGCCGCTCCGCGCCGAACTGCGGCGGCTGATCGAATGGACCGCCGACTATTACTGCGCCCCGCTGTCCGCCGTCGCGCGAATGGTGATTTCCAGCGGCGGCGCGCTGCGCGGCCCGGCGACGATGACCGAATACCGGCTGAGCGGCGGAATGCCCGAGCGGATGACCCCGCAGCGCGAACGCGCGATGGAGCGGCTGGAGGGCGAGCAGGCGACGATCCGCGAACTGGCGGACACCGCCGGCGTTTCGGAAGGCGTTCTGCGCGGGCTGGTGAACCAGGGCGCGCTGGAGCCGATCACCGTCGACTGCGACCGCCCCTACTCCCGCGCACGCGCCGGCCACGCGACGGTGGAACTGAACCCAGAGCAGGCCGCGGTCGCGGCGCGGCTGGTGGAGGCCGTGAACGAAGGCGCCTTCGCACCCTTCCTGCTCGACGGCGTGACCGGATCGGGCAAGACCGAGACTTATTTCGAAGCCGTCGCCGCCGCGCTGGAACGCGAGCGGCAAGTCCTCGTCCTCCTGCCCGAAATCGCCCTGACCCAGGCGTTTCTGCGCCGGTTCGAGGATCGCTTCGGCGCGCCGCCGGTCGTCTGGCACTCATCGCTCAAGTCGACCGAACGCCGCCGCGCCTGGCGCGCGATCGCCGGCGGCGAGGCGCAAGTCGTGGTCGGCGCGCGCTCGGCCCTGTTCCTGCCTTATGCCCGGCTGGGCCTGATCGTGGTCGACGAAGCGCACGAGGTCAGCTTCAAGCAGGACGAGGGCGTGCGCTACAACGCGCGCGACGTGGCGGTGATGCGCGCGCATTTCGAGGCATTGCCGGTCGTGCTCGCCAGCGCGACCCCCGCGCTCGAAAGCCTGCAGATGGCGGAAAGCGGGATTTACGAACGGCTCGAACTGCCGAGCCGCTTCGGCGCGGCGGAGCTGCCGGCGATCGAGACCGTGGACCTGACCGAAGACCCGCCGGAGCGCGGCCGCTGGCTGGCGCCGCGACTGACGCAGGAACTGGCCGTGCGGCTCGAGCGCGGGGAACAGTCGCTGCTGTTCCTCAACCGGCGCGGCTATGCCCCGCTGACGCTGTGCCGAAACTGCGGTTTCCGGTTCGAATGCCCCAACTGCACCGCCTGGCTGGTCGAACACCGCTTTACCCGCCGCCTCGCCTGCCACCATTGCGGGCACGAGACCGCGCCGCCCGCCACCTGCCCCGAATGCGGAGAGCCGGACTGTCTCGTCGCCTGCGGGCCGGGCGTGGAGCGGATTGCCGACGAGGTGGCCGAGATCCTCCCCGGCGCGCGGGTGGCCGTGGCGACCAGCGACACGCTCAATTCGCCCGAACGCGCGGCCGAGTTCGTCTCCCAGGTCGAGGAAGGGGCGATCGACGTGATCGTCGGGACCCAGCTGGTGACCAAGGGATTCCATTTTCCCGAGCTGACGCTGGTGGGCGTGGTCGATGCCGATCTCGGGCTGGAGGGCGGGGACTTGCGGGCGGCGGAGCGGACCTATCAGCAGGTCGCTCAGGTCGCGGGGCGTGCGGGACGCGGGGAGAAGCCGGGACAGGTCCTGATCCAGACCCGCCATCCCGAAGCGCCGGTGATCGCGGCGCTGGCCGCCGGCGACCGCGACGCGTTCTACGCCGCCGAGACAGAGGCGCGGCGCCACGCCGGCGCCCCGCCATTCGGCCGCTGGGCCGCGATCATCGTGTCGAGCGAGGACGAGGCGGAAGCGAAAGAGGCCGCCCGCGCGATCGGCGGGACCCGACCCGACTTGCCCGACATCGCGATCTTCGGCCCCGCGCCCGCGCCCCTCTCGCTCCTGCGCGGCCGCTATCGCTATCGCCTGCTCATCAACGCCCGCCGCAGCGCCCGCCTGCAGGATACGATCCGAACCTGGCTGAACGCGCTCGACTTCCCCCGCGGCGTGCGGGTATCGATCGACATCGATCCATACAGTTTCGTCTAG
- a CDS encoding F0F1 ATP synthase subunit delta encodes MEISAGIQASLSGRYASALFDLAAEKGTVTAVESDLEKLSAALAESAEMRAATTNPELSRKAQGAAMAGVARLLGLSDLTGNFLGVLANNRRLGELPTIIRAFRAIAAAQRGEVTAEVASAHALTEAQLGALRDKLTAREGRTVKIDAKVDPDLLGGLVVTIGSKRIDGSIRTRLNSLAQAMKG; translated from the coding sequence GTGGAGATTTCCGCCGGTATTCAGGCTAGCCTGTCAGGGCGCTATGCTTCGGCCCTGTTCGATCTGGCCGCCGAGAAAGGCACGGTCACTGCCGTCGAATCGGACCTTGAGAAGCTTTCCGCCGCTCTCGCCGAATCGGCGGAGATGCGCGCCGCGACCACCAATCCCGAACTGAGCCGCAAGGCGCAGGGCGCGGCCATGGCCGGGGTTGCCCGGCTGCTCGGCCTGTCCGACCTGACGGGCAATTTCCTGGGCGTTCTCGCCAACAATCGCCGGCTGGGCGAACTGCCCACCATTATTCGCGCTTTCCGCGCGATCGCCGCCGCCCAGCGGGGCGAAGTCACGGCCGAGGTCGCCAGCGCTCACGCACTCACCGAGGCGCAGCTCGGCGCGCTCAGGGACAAGCTGACCGCGCGCGAAGGGCGCACGGTCAAGATCGACGCGAAAGTCGATCCCGACCTCCTGGGCGGGCTCGTCGTCACCATCGGTTCGAAGCGGATCGACGGTTCGATCCGCACCCGCCTCAATTCTCTCGCCCAAGCCATGAAGGGCTGA
- a CDS encoding isocitrate lyase/phosphoenolpyruvate mutase family protein, whose translation MSETSKVDAFRALHIPGDPLVLFNIWDAGSARVVAKAGAPAIATGSYGVAESLGYSDGETVPLDLVLANLARIVAVTDLPVSIDMEAGYGERPEDVAASVARARDAGAAAINMEDRGPGQDALVPVAEQAERLAAAASTGLFINARCDVFRGRDAASDGAELVAATLDRARAYADAGAGGLFVPFLADAGCIAAICEASPLPVNILWSPACGDRAALAKLGVARISHGHQPWEAAMTLLEREARAVLAGGTPGYAA comes from the coding sequence ATGAGCGAAACGAGCAAAGTCGATGCGTTCCGCGCGCTGCACATTCCCGGCGATCCGCTGGTGCTGTTCAACATCTGGGATGCCGGTTCGGCCCGCGTCGTGGCGAAGGCGGGCGCCCCGGCGATCGCGACGGGCAGCTACGGCGTGGCCGAATCGCTCGGCTATTCCGACGGCGAGACCGTTCCGCTCGACCTCGTGCTCGCCAACCTCGCGCGGATCGTGGCGGTGACCGACCTGCCGGTGTCGATCGACATGGAGGCCGGCTATGGCGAAAGGCCGGAGGACGTGGCCGCCTCGGTCGCCCGCGCGCGCGATGCCGGCGCCGCCGCGATCAATATGGAGGATCGCGGACCGGGCCAGGATGCGCTGGTCCCCGTGGCGGAACAGGCCGAACGCCTCGCCGCCGCCGCGTCGACGGGTCTTTTCATCAATGCCCGCTGCGACGTGTTCCGCGGCCGCGACGCTGCGAGCGACGGTGCGGAGCTGGTCGCCGCAACGCTCGACCGTGCGCGCGCCTACGCCGATGCCGGCGCGGGCGGCCTGTTCGTGCCATTCCTCGCCGACGCGGGCTGCATTGCCGCAATCTGCGAGGCGTCGCCGCTCCCGGTCAATATCCTCTGGTCCCCGGCCTGCGGCGACCGCGCTGCGCTGGCGAAGCTGGGCGTGGCGCGGATCAGCCACGGGCATCAGCCGTGGGAAGCCGCGATGACCCTGCTTGAGCGCGAAGCGCGGGCCGTGCTCGCCGGCGGAACGCCCGGCTACGCGGCCTGA
- the ada gene encoding bifunctional DNA-binding transcriptional regulator/O6-methylguanine-DNA methyltransferase Ada, producing the protein MKGAAMISDDTAWAAVKRRDRSFDGHFVTGVLSTGIYCRPSCAARHPRRENVRFYASGAEARANGLRACKRCRPDDVARDEAAVVAAIDEIRQAADGLEGTPSLDTLAQVTGYSPSHFQRVFKRAIGLSPAAYARALREERARDALSEGASVTGAIYDAGFSGPSRFYDSTRGKLGMAPSAWANGGAGVAIRWAVVETTMGPMLVAATDKGVCRLSFGEGEADLRRRFPNAELVEGGAAFAKLLADVVATVESPGDFAHIPLDVKGTAFQEACWKALREIPPGETRTYSDIAAAAGNPKAVRAAGSANARNNVAVLIPCHRVVRSDGDLGGYAYGQDIKRELLKREGAKT; encoded by the coding sequence ATGAAGGGTGCCGCAATGATATCCGACGACACCGCCTGGGCCGCAGTCAAACGGCGCGACCGCAGTTTCGACGGGCACTTCGTGACCGGAGTGCTCTCGACCGGGATCTACTGCCGCCCCTCGTGCGCCGCACGCCATCCGCGGCGCGAGAACGTGCGCTTCTACGCCAGCGGGGCGGAGGCGCGGGCGAACGGGCTGCGCGCCTGCAAGCGCTGCCGGCCCGACGATGTCGCGCGCGACGAAGCGGCAGTGGTCGCCGCGATCGACGAGATCCGGCAGGCGGCCGACGGCCTCGAAGGCACGCCATCGCTCGATACGCTGGCGCAGGTTACCGGCTATTCGCCGAGCCATTTCCAGCGCGTGTTCAAACGCGCCATCGGCCTTTCGCCGGCCGCCTATGCCCGCGCCCTGCGCGAAGAGCGCGCACGCGATGCCTTGAGCGAGGGGGCGAGCGTAACCGGCGCGATCTACGATGCCGGCTTCTCCGGCCCCTCGCGCTTCTACGATTCGACGAGGGGGAAACTGGGTATGGCACCGAGTGCATGGGCAAATGGCGGCGCGGGCGTGGCGATCCGCTGGGCCGTGGTGGAGACCACGATGGGGCCGATGCTCGTCGCCGCGACCGACAAGGGCGTGTGCCGCCTCTCGTTCGGTGAAGGCGAGGCGGACTTGCGGCGGCGTTTTCCCAACGCCGAGCTGGTCGAGGGCGGGGCGGCCTTCGCGAAATTGCTCGCCGACGTTGTCGCCACGGTCGAATCGCCGGGCGATTTCGCCCACATCCCGCTCGACGTGAAAGGCACCGCCTTTCAGGAGGCGTGCTGGAAGGCGCTGCGCGAAATACCGCCCGGTGAAACCCGCACATATTCCGATATCGCCGCTGCCGCCGGCAACCCGAAGGCCGTGCGCGCCGCGGGCAGCGCCAACGCGCGCAACAACGTCGCCGTCCTGATCCCGTGTCACCGCGTGGTCCGGTCCGACGGCGATCTGGGCGGATATGCCTATGGCCAGGATATCAAACGTGAACTGCTCAAACGCGAAGGAGCGAAGACATGA
- a CDS encoding F0F1 ATP synthase subunit gamma: MASLKELKGRINSVKSTQKITKAKQMVAAAKLRKAQAAAEAARPYAERLSAVMASLAGKVGGDNAPKLLAGTGADRRHLLVVVNTDKGLCGGLNANIVKAAKVRARALAAEGKDVSFYLVGKKGRAPIKRDFAQQIGHQFDTSTVRNPGFEEAEAIADELIALFEAGEFDVAHLIYPTFQSALVQNPTVQQLIPVPAPEQGKARTGGDAVVEYEPDEEAILEELLPRYVKTQVFGALLEIAASEQGASMTAMDNATRNAGELIDKLTIQYNRSRQAAITTELIEIIAGAEAL, translated from the coding sequence GTGGCTTCACTCAAGGAACTCAAGGGCCGGATCAACTCGGTCAAGTCGACCCAGAAGATCACCAAGGCCAAGCAGATGGTCGCCGCGGCCAAGCTGCGCAAGGCGCAGGCCGCGGCCGAGGCCGCGCGCCCTTATGCCGAGCGGCTGTCGGCGGTCATGGCCTCGCTCGCGGGCAAAGTCGGCGGCGACAACGCACCGAAGCTGCTCGCCGGAACCGGGGCGGATCGGCGGCATCTGCTGGTCGTGGTCAACACCGACAAGGGCCTGTGCGGCGGCCTCAACGCGAACATCGTCAAGGCCGCCAAGGTCCGGGCCCGCGCATTGGCTGCCGAGGGCAAGGACGTGTCCTTCTACCTCGTCGGCAAGAAGGGCCGGGCGCCGATCAAGCGCGATTTCGCGCAGCAGATCGGCCACCAGTTCGACACCAGCACGGTGCGCAATCCGGGCTTCGAGGAAGCCGAGGCAATCGCCGACGAGCTGATCGCGCTGTTCGAAGCGGGCGAGTTCGATGTCGCGCATCTGATCTATCCGACATTCCAGTCGGCGCTGGTGCAGAACCCCACCGTGCAGCAGCTGATCCCCGTCCCCGCCCCCGAACAAGGCAAGGCGCGCACCGGCGGCGATGCCGTGGTGGAATACGAACCGGACGAGGAAGCCATTCTGGAAGAGCTTCTGCCGCGTTACGTCAAAACGCAGGTGTTCGGCGCGCTGCTGGAAATCGCCGCTTCCGAACAGGGTGCGTCGATGACGGCAATGGACAATGCGACCCGCAACGCGGGCGAACTGATCGACAAGCTCACCATCCAGTACAACCGCAGCCGCCAGGCCGCGATCACCACCGAACTCATCGAAATCATCGCCGGCGCGGAAGCGCTCTGA
- a CDS encoding glutathione S-transferase: MLTVHHLRISQSERIVWLCEELGLDYTLRLYSRREDNNLAPDEYKALHPMGIAPVITDGDLTLGESGAICEYLDRKYGGAKLSPGPDHPDFAGHLFWFHFANATFMTNGLMALVTARMGEVPEFVTGRTQKAWALAEARLGEAEFFGGAQLTTADIMMGFSLTTARSFGGPSLDAFPNIAAYLQRIGRREAYRRAMEKCEPGMAPRID; the protein is encoded by the coding sequence ATGCTGACTGTCCATCATCTTCGCATCTCGCAATCGGAACGGATCGTGTGGCTGTGCGAGGAGCTGGGGCTGGACTATACGCTCCGGCTCTATTCGCGGCGGGAGGACAACAACCTCGCGCCCGACGAATACAAGGCGCTGCATCCGATGGGGATCGCCCCGGTGATCACCGACGGCGACCTGACGCTGGGCGAAAGCGGCGCGATCTGCGAATACCTCGATCGCAAATATGGCGGGGCGAAGCTGTCGCCGGGGCCCGACCATCCCGATTTCGCCGGGCATCTGTTCTGGTTCCACTTCGCCAACGCGACCTTCATGACCAATGGCCTGATGGCGCTTGTCACCGCGCGCATGGGCGAAGTGCCCGAATTCGTGACCGGACGGACGCAAAAGGCCTGGGCGCTGGCGGAGGCGCGGCTGGGCGAGGCGGAATTCTTCGGCGGCGCGCAGCTGACCACCGCCGACATCATGATGGGCTTCAGCCTCACCACCGCCCGCAGTTTCGGCGGCCCGAGCCTGGACGCCTTCCCCAATATCGCCGCCTATCTCCAGCGCATCGGCCGGCGTGAGGCCTACCGCCGCGCGATGGAGAAATGCGAGCCGGGAATGGCGCCCAGGATCGATTAG